TTTACTGGGGTTGGAGGTCGTCAAAGCAAATCTGTATGATATGCTAAAAATTTCTGAAATTTTTTGAGTCATTTGTAGCTAATGGGGTCACAACTATGGTTGAAAACCCTATCTAGCCACAGTTGCACATATTAAAGTTATGCAAGTTATGCAAAAAAGTCCGGCCTGTTTTTTGTCCCCAGACCGAACTTATCGGAAATCCCAAAGTTTGGGTATCGAGTATTCAGGGACTTCCAAGGAATAAAATCCCCAATTAATTTGTAGTTTAGGACATTAGTCCGTAACCCACGATAAACTTAAGGATAATGGTGGGTTAGCGCAGCGTAACCCACCCTACAATTTTTGGGTAATTTATTTTTTGGTGTTCCCTTAGTTAAATTCTTCCCCCATTCCCCAGTCTCTAGTACAGGTGGGCGCAAATAGCCAACCGTTTTAAATCAATGAAAAGCTGATTATTTTATAGGCTTTTTGACTTTTGACTTTTTTCCGCCTTGCGGCGGTACTAGCTATATCCATCCCAAGCCATCGGGAAAGTGTAATCTGAGAACAAGGGAAAATCTGTGTTTTCTCTGCGGGTTTCTTCGTCCAGGACTTTTATTACTTTGTGATAAATGTCTTCTGCTTGTTGTGGGGAGTCGCCAATGCTGGTTAATCCCAACTTGCCAAACTGGGAAAGACAACCCATGAGATGAAAAACTGTGCCGGTTTCTGTACCGCTATCAAAGTGCAGTCGGTGATGGGCAATAATATCCATCAAATCGTTCGGTAACAATCCCCGATAGCGGTCTTTTTGCAGGTTGTCGGTGGCTATATAGTATTTGGGTCGTCCTTGCTGACTGTAAAATAACCCGGTTGAAAGGTCGTAGCGTCCATTTGTTAACAATTTCAGGGTCATGAACGGATGCGTAGTCCCACCTTTACGCAAGTTAATTTCAATCGCCTGAATGTCCCACTGGCCATTTCCTTGGTCTACGGTGATAAAGTCTACGCCAAATCTTTCAACTGCACCTTTTTCTGAGAGTTTTCTCCCAATTTGCAAACCGCATTGCTGTAATTGCAGCCGATAGCGGGAATCAGCCGGAAATCTACAACCAAGATAAATTTGTCCGTCTGGTCCGCCGAGTATTTGGTCATGGGTGGAGACAATTTCGACTTCACCTGTGGGTGTGATGCGTCCTTGCACACTTGGCGATCGCTTAATTTCTCCTTCGACAAATGCTTCGGCGATCGCACCTAATTCTGTAATTCGGTTGGCAAAATTTCCCCAAGTCTCGTGTGTGGATTGAAAGCGCATGGTGGAGAAGCGATCGCTAATTGCTGCTACTGTTTGGCTATGAGAAACTTTCCCCGGTGCGAGATTCATGATTGGTCTCAAATCTAGAAGTGCATTTCCTTCTCCTGAAATACCTTCATTGAGTTTCACGACTATTCTTTGTAATGTCGGTTGGCGTTCCCATAATTTACCCGCAACTTCTGCCAAATCTTGCTGATTAAGCACCTTTTCGCTGCCATCTGGAAGAGGAACGCCACTTTCGGCAAAGATTTGGCGACTACCACTTTTTGTCCCCCAAATCTGTAAATTTGGTGCAACAGCATACAATGGCACATTTAATTGTAGAGATAATTCAGCTTCTAAAAATGTGGAATTGTAGCAAGTCATAAATGATTTTTCT
This genomic interval from Nodularia sp. LEGE 06071 contains the following:
- a CDS encoding peptide ligase PGM1-related protein; the protein is MEMLNISELDKVDKFRHLQLTLCDRWPTIELFDYGEADILIIPSLSIDQHELHKIEGCEHYEERLLFSLMRLRNPRTRLIYVTSMPLHPSVIDYYLQLLPGIPFSHARNRLLLLSTYDSSLRPLTAKILERPRLLERIRQALRLEKSFMTCYNSTFLEAELSLQLNVPLYAVAPNLQIWGTKSGSRQIFAESGVPLPDGSEKVLNQQDLAEVAGKLWERQPTLQRIVVKLNEGISGEGNALLDLRPIMNLAPGKVSHSQTVAAISDRFSTMRFQSTHETWGNFANRITELGAIAEAFVEGEIKRSPSVQGRITPTGEVEIVSTHDQILGGPDGQIYLGCRFPADSRYRLQLQQCGLQIGRKLSEKGAVERFGVDFITVDQGNGQWDIQAIEINLRKGGTTHPFMTLKLLTNGRYDLSTGLFYSQQGRPKYYIATDNLQKDRYRGLLPNDLMDIIAHHRLHFDSGTETGTVFHLMGCLSQFGKLGLTSIGDSPQQAEDIYHKVIKVLDEETRRENTDFPLFSDYTFPMAWDGYS